A stretch of DNA from Pasteurellaceae bacterium RH1A:
GCACACAGGGCACCAAAGCCGCCCAAACCACCCATCACTTCAGGGCGGCGGGTACGTTTTACATCGCCCTTAATGCGTTCGACCAATTCATTCCCAGCGTGAATATCCACGCCAGCATCTTTATAACTAAGTTGAGTGCTGCTCACGATTGACCTCAAATCAAATGAAATTAACAAAAACGGCAGGATTATACCACCAAGCAAACGTTTGCGAAATGAAATTAAACAGAATTTTGAAGGGAGTAGAAGGCAGAAAAGGGTGAGGGCATTCCCAGCCAAACCTCGGCACACGGTGCTTTCAATTCTGGCTGCTTTCTTCCGAACCTGACCAAATAAACTGAAGACCATTGCGAGGAACCAGAAATGCCCTCATTGGATTGCATAAAGCAAGGCCTGCCATTATAGGGATTTTTCGCCCCAAGGCAACCCATTTCGCAGCAAGCGGTAGGGTTTTGCTTAAAATTTGCAAAAAACCTGGGATTTTAGACCGCTTGAAAGGGAGGGGATTTAGCGGTAGTCCGCAAACAGCCCCAACACCCACTCAATAAAGACTTCCAACCGCTTAGGGATAAACTCCCGTTGGGGATAGACCAGCCACAGGGGGCGTTTGGGGCTGTCGATGTGGGGCAGGATTCTCACCAGCTTGCCTTCATCTAGCTCTTTCTGCACCAAAATGGCAGGCAAATGGCCAATGCCGAAACCCGCTAAAAGGGCCTGCAAAAGGGCGGTGGAATCATTGACCAAAATTCGGCTGGGCAGTTTGACGGTCTGCACCTGTTTTTTGACCACAAAAGACCAGGGCAAGACCTTGCGGTGCTGGCCGAAAAAGTAGTTGATGACCCGATGATCTTCTAGCTCCGCCAGGGTTTGGGGTTCGCTGAACTTTTCCAAATAAGCAGGAGCAGCACAGGTCACCATATCAATCTCCCCCAAACGGCGGGCGATGTCGGACGAATCCGCCAAATTCCCCAGCCGCAGGGTGCAATCCAAGCCCTGATCGATAAGGTTATGGGTGTCGTCTGATGATGTAATCACCAAATCAATCTCAGGATAGGCCGCCTGAAATTCAGGCAAACGAGCCATCACAAAGGGCATTACCGCAGGTGGCATATCCAGTCGCAACTTGCCCTGGGGCAGCTGGGCCGAGCCCGACAGATCGTTAAAGGTCTGCTCCAGCTCCGCCAGCAGGTTCTGGCATTTCTCATAAAACACTTCGCCTTCAGCCGTGAGTGCAATCTTGCGGGTGGTACGGTTGAGTAGGCGTGAACCCAGCTGGGTTTCCAGATATTTCACCGCCTTAGACACGGCGGAAACGTGCAGATTAAGCTGGTCGGCAGACTGGGTAAAACTGCCTGTTTCCACCACACGGGCATAGATTTGTAGGGCTTGGATTCTGTCCATATTTTTGCTGGTTTTGAAAAAGAAAAGCGGGGTATTTTAGCAGATTGGGGAAGAAATAGGAAAATGATGATACAAGATCTTTTGCTATCTCTTACTTAAATCAAGTTTAATCCCACACGCCATATGGAATTAAACTTAATTTTGCATTTTTTTTACCGCTTGATTAACCCAAATAATACACAAAATCCCAAACCAAAGGCATATTGCACTTCTATCAGCGAAACAAGCGGGTGTTTTGTAAGAAAAACTTGCAAATTTTCGACCGCACTTTGGGGCGGTTTGGGTTGGATATTGCTGTCTGAACATTCATCAATCTTCAGACAGTATTTTGCTAGATGTAAGTCAATTAAGATATTACCTAAGGCTTTCGATTTCTCTTGTAGAATTTTTTTGAATGTAATCTAAATATTTTTCTTCTGTTAGTTGAGCAACTAACTCAGCATTAGCACTAATTAGAACGTGTAACTCCTGCCAATTAGATTCTGGCTTGAAACTTCCTGCCTTCGGTCTTTTTAGACGATTCCATTTTTTTATTTCAGTTCCCGCACGAATAGCCGAGCTAGAGCTGTTTTCTGTATTATATTTATTTTTGACTTGTAAAAGAATAATGCTATTTTCATTAAAGTAGCAGAAATCGACAGCTCGAAACACAGATCCTGCACACCAATACCAACCGTGAGATTCAAGAACTTGAGCTAAATATTCTTCTAAAATAGCCCCATTCATATTTTCTGCACTCATATATAGATAATGACCAGTTAAGTAGTATTGTAATATCTCATCACTTTGATCAGTTGATGCAGAAACCCTTTGCAATAGTGCGGCATCTTGTTCACCATAATTTTTTAGTGGTCGTTGTAGAGCTGAACTATCTCTGCTTAAAGTGTATTTTTTGCACCAACGCTGAAGATATTCAGTGCATAGTTGTTTAATATCATCGCTATCTTCTATTTTTATCTTAGGAAATAGAGATATTTCATTGTGTAAGGCAAAATCAAAAAGAGCTTTTAGTCTATTTTGATGTTGAGTGTTAGTCACCTGAGATACTACTGTTTGGTGGAATAGATTTGATATAGTGTCTAAACCAAGCACAACCAGCTCATCTAGACTTTTATTAATTTTAGCCATTTTGGATATTCTCTCCTGTAAAAATTGATCATTCTACTATAAAGTAGTCTTGTGATTCGAGAGGGGAAGTGTTAAAATTGGGGTCTAAAAAAAGTTTCGATAGGGATTGTTATGTTGAAGGTCGAAGAAATTGCTCAAAAATTAGAAGTTTCTGAGCAGTATGTGCGTAAATTGATACGAGATGGAAAAATTCAAGCGATAAGTAAAGGAAAAGTGTGGTATGTAACAACAGAATCCTTAGATGAGTTTTTAGAACAATATCATTATGTTATCAATCCACAAGATAGGAAACGTAAGGAAGATGACATACCTGATATTGTTGCTCTTTCTTTTTTTAGTGGTGGTATGGGGCTAGATATTGGTATTCAGCAAGCAGGAATTCATCCGTTGTTAGTGTGTGAAGTTAATAAGGAGGCTCGTGCAACGATTGTAGCTAATGACAATAAAGTCGGTCTTATTGGCGATATTTGGAAATATGATGCTAAAACGATCAGGGATTTTGCTAATTTACCCTTGGATCAAGAGATTGATCTTATTTATGGTGGCCCTCCTTGCCAAGCTTTTTCTACCGCAGGTAAACGTAAAGGATTTGAGGATGCTAGAGGAGATGTCTTTATACGCTATCTCGATTTGATTGAAGAACTCAAGCCTCGCTATGTGGTAATAGAGAATGTTCGGGGCTTACAGTCTACAGAGGCTGTGCTAGAGAATACACAAGGGCAAGGAGTTAAGGGTGGAGTATTATATTATGCTATGACTAGGTTAGAAAATTTAGGCTATGCAGTTTCCTTTGAGCTTTATAATGCCGCCAATTTTGGAGCTGCTCAAAAACGTGAGCGGTTTGTTATTATTGCTAAAAAAGGCAAACAGAAGGTTCCTTATTTGACTCCCACCCATTCAGAAACAGGCGATTTTGGATTACCACAATGGAAAACATTAGGCGATGCTATTTCTGATATTCAACATAAGCCAATGAATTATATAGAAATTCCAAAATCTAGAATTGAATGGTTTAAAAAAATTCCAGAAGGTGGAAACTGGCGTTCTTTACCTAAAGAAGAACAAAGAGAGGCAATGGGAAAAAAATATGATATGGGTGGAGGTAAGACAGGTTTTTATAGAAGGCTTTCGTTTTCTCAACCAAGCCCAACACTTGTTACCGTTCCTACTATGCCTGCAACAGATCTTATTCATCCTACAGAGTTGCGCCCCTTATCTGTAGAAGAATATGCCAGAATCCAAGGCTTTCCTGATGATTGGGTTTTCAAAGGAAATATTATGGAAAGATACAAGCAAATTGGAAATGCAGTTCCTATCAAACTTGGCGAGGCTATAGGACGGACAATCTATAATGATATCCATCAGATTCACAATCCAGCTTATGACGGATTCAAGTATTCACGCTATTGTAATACATCAGACATAAGTTTTCCCCGGCAGTACTTAAAAAATTTAGAAAGTGCATTAAAAGTAAATATAGAGCAATCACAATTAGCTCTTGAACTTTGAAACATATAAAAGGCTTGGTTAAGAGGCGGATTTTAGTCCGCCTTTTTAGTTTTGCTCGCAAACGCCCCACCACCGACCAGCTCAATTTCGCCCCTTTCCAACCAAGGCTCAAGCCACTTTCTCACATCATCTTGGCTTTCCAAACCAAAGGCATATTGCAGTTCAATCAGCGAAACAAGCGGGTGTTTTTGCAGAAAAACGTGCAGATTTTCGACCGCACTTTGGGGCGGTTTGGCTTGGATTTTGCTGTCTGAAATCTGCTCAATCGCTGCCATTAAATCCTTGTCCGTCGCCACGCCTTCAAGCAAGAGCGATTTACCTTGATATTCCAACAAGTAAGCAGGCAGGGAGCGGATTTGCAGTCTCGATCGCAAGACCCTGTCTTTTTCTAATTCGGCTTGTGCCGAGCCGTCTTGAAAATGGCGGATAAAGCGGTTTTTATCCACACCGACCAAGTCCGCCACACGCAGGATTTCTTCAAAATGCGTAATGGGGCGGGTTTCTACAATGAGAGCATAAGCCAGTCGGTATAGAAAAGCGTCCGCCCTTGCCTTATCCGCCAGTTCCACCGCTTTCACCGCCAGATTTAAGGGCGTGGATGAGCGGTGATTTTGGTCAAACAGTGCCAAGTTTTCAGGGCTGATATGAATGGGCATTCCGCTAATGCCTTGTTCCGCCTGATAGATCCTTGCCAGTCGGCGATTGTAGCGTTTGAGTGCTTGTTCATCGCCTTCTCTAAAATCATCGGCCATCATAAAATGGCCTACGTCTCGCACCAGCCCTGCCATTTTTGTTTCAAACTGGATTTGGTCGGCAAAATGGGTTTCGATTTTCCGCAGAAAAGGCTGGCTTTCATAGGTCAGCCCCATCATCGGATCGGTAAACAGGGTGATTTTTAGCATTTTATTTCTCCATCAGTCTGCCCGCCACAGCCCAGCTTTGCAGGTCATCAAATTTGATGTAAATGTTGGCGGCGGGAATGGCCAGTGTTTGGCTCACAATTTGAGTTAGGGCTTGGCTGAATGGGGCGTAGCCTTGGTGGCTGTCGTTGCCGAAAATGCTGATCTGCAAGAGTGCGGCAGGCTGTTTCGCCCCCCGTAAATACAGGCTTTGTCCGCCTTCCAAGCCCAAGAGCAAATAGTCCGCCGACTGCCCGATCAGCCCCATTGCCTGCCCGATTTGAGCTTGCAGGGCGTTTTCCTGCTCTGCCGAAAGGGGCTGGTTGGTTTTTAAAAGAATAAAGGCCATTAGTCGCTCCATTTTTTCACGAGTGTCAGTAAACGATCCGCCAATTCCTGCTCTTTTTTCTGGTAGGTATGGCCGGTCTGCTCAATAAAAATCAGCTCATTTTCGACCGCACTTGGGAAGTGGCTATTGATGGTTCGCAGAAAACCGCTCGGATCGCCGTAGGTAAAGCGATCCAGCGTGCCGATCAGCAAGGCACCCGAATGGCGGATTTGCTCGATCTGTGAATAATCGCCGTCGTCTTCCACGTGCACATTATTGAGCAGGGGCGAATAGAGCCATTGATAAGCCGTGTCCGCCAGGGCGGGCAACCAGCCAAAGAGTTCAAAGGGCAGCAGGGTTTGCCCCTTGCCCTGCTCGACCAAGGCACGAATATAGGCACGCTCTTGCTCGGTGACGCTGTTGGTCAGGTGGGTAACATTGGCCGGGCTGAGCAGGATAAATTTATCCACACGGTAGTCTTGGGTTTGGCTTAAGTAATAAATCACCTTGTTCGCCCCCAAAGAATGCCCCGCCAGAATGATTTTGCGGTAGCCCCGACTTTCCGCAAAATCAATGTAAGCGGTTAAATCTTCGATGGTTTTTGCAAAATCTTCGTTAAAGGAACCGATGATTTCAGGCTTGCCCGTCAAGCGATTGGTGTCTTGGAACTTGCCAAAGGCGTTACGAGTTTGGGCGTAGATAAAATCAATCCCGTTTTGGCTCAAGGTCTCACCGATGTTGTAGTAAAAAGGGTTGGAATAAAAATTGCCGTGAATGCCGGTGATGGCAATCACCACCGTGTCTGTTTGTTTTTGACTGGAAAATAAGGCCCCGTGTAGGACAGAACCGCTTTGGGTGGAAAGGTGTAGTTCTTGCATAAAATCGCTCCGTAACTTGTTTTGATAGAGCGTATTTTAGGGGGAGGATTGTTGTTGAAAAAGAAATGAAAAATTAAAGGACTTTTGATGATTTGGGAAAAATTAGTCTTGTTTTATAAATAAAACCTTTTAATGAATTAGAAAAAGCTTCAACTATACTTGAAACTTTTTTAATTTAAGCGTAAAGTTTCCAGTATAAAAATGGAGTTCTTATGAAAAAAGACCTAATTTGCCGCAAACGCTATCTAGATCGTGTTCGTCCCTTTATCAATAAGTCCCTAATCAAAGTCTTTACAGGGCAGAGACGGGTGGGCAAGAGCTACCTGCTTTTTCAGATTATGCAGGAAATCCGTACTCAAAATGAGCAAGCCCCAATTATTTACATCAACAAGGAAGATTTGGCCTTTGCCCACCTAAAAACCGCCCAAGAGTTGGCGGATTTTGTGTTGGAACAGAAACAATCTGGGCAGAAAAATTATGTCTTTATTGATGAAATTCAAGAGATTAGTGAGTTTGAAGTCGCCTTGCGTTCCCTGCTGTTGGACGATGAATTGGATCTCTACTGCACCGGCAGCAACGCCCATCTGCTTTCCCGTGACATTGCAGGCGTGCTCAGCGGTCGGGCGGTTGAAATCAAGGTGCATTCACTCTCTTATGTTGAATTTTTAGAATTTATGCAGCTAGACGACAGCGACAAGGCAATGGCAACTTTCCTAAAATACGGTGGTCTGCCTTATTTGAAGGACTTGCCCTTGCAAGATCATATCGTCTTTGAATACCTGCGGAATATCTATTCCACCATCGCCGTGCGTGATATTGCCAATCGCTACGCCATACGCAATGTGGCTTTTCTGGAACAGCTCACTCAGTTTTTAGCAGATAACATTGGCAACCTTTTTTCTGCTAAAAAAATCAGCGATTTTCTTAAATCTCAACGGATTTCAACGAGCGCCACGCAGGTACAAAACTATGCCGAATATTTGGCTAACGCCTTTTTAATCCACAAGGTGCCAAGGTACGATATTGAAGGCAAACGGATTTTTGAAATCGGCGAAAAATACTATTTTGAAGATCTGGGCTTGCGTAATGCTCTAATTGGCTATCGGGTGCAAGATCGGGGAAAACTGCTGGAAAACTGCATTTTCAACCATCTGCAAATTGCGGGGTTCGATGTCAAAATCGGTGGGCTTGCCAATCAAGAAATTGATTTTGTAGCAGAGAAAAACGGCGAACGGATTTATGTCCAAGCCGCACTCACCATCAATGAAGAAAAAACCTTAGAACGAGAATTTGGCAACCTGCTGAAAATTGCCGACAACTATCCCAAATATGTGGTAACGATGGATCAGTTTGATGGGAATAGCTTTGAAGGGGTCAAGTGTTTGAGTTTGAGAGAGTTTTTGTTGGGGTTGGAGAAAGAATAAATGGCAAAACTCAGAGATCAGCAGCATATATTAGAAATTACTCCTACAGGGCATTATTATGTTACTGATGGTAGTGACACCAATGAATTTTATTATGTTATATCTATTTATAAAGAAGGACAAAAACAAGCCTACCCATTAGGAGAAAAAGGAGAATTGCTCACGGAATTTGATGTTGAAACAATGGACTTTATGATATCTAAAACCTGTTTTGACGCAATTCAAGAGCATAAAGAAGATTTAGCTGATGATCTTTTTAATGGCGGATTTGCTTTATCATTTATACCAACCAATAATATATGGAAAGTCAAGTTGGAGCTATGGTCTCGTTATTCAGGTCAAAATGAAGAAGTTATTCTAGAATTGAATGTTAGCGAAGATGATTTATTTGATTTTGGGCGAAATCTAAGGGCAGAAGAATCGAGTGCAATGGCAGAGCCAAGGAAAGTAATTCCGTTTTAAGATTGTAAGCGGTGTAAATTTCACAAAATTTTACACCGCTTGTTTCGTTTAAAGTGCGGTTAAAAATGCTCCGATTTATACCTTACCCCCATCTGCTTTGACGGCGGATAGAAATCGTGCCCCATTCTGGTGCCCTGTAACATTGCCGGCGTGTAGCGGTAGAAATCCGCCTTGTCCCAGTCGAAGGTGGTTTGGATTTCATCTTCACGACCGTTTTCAATCAGCTCCACCAGATTCGGGTTGAGCATAATGCTCTTGCCGATGGAAACGCTTTCCACCCAGCCGGTTTGATAGGCCTTGAGCATATCGTCAGCGGTGTAAAGGTTGCCCGAACCGAAAAACGGCAGGCGGCCGGCAATGCGGTCGTGCACCACCTGCATACGGGTTAAATTCGGATCTGCCCCACGGCGGACTTTTTTGTAGAAGTCCCACAGGGAAATGTGCAGGTATTGCAAAGGTTTCTCGACCAAGGCGTCCACCAGTGCCAGGGTTTCCTTCATCGTAATGCCCTGTTCGCCTGGTTCTTCAGGCGAGAAACGGTAGCCGATGATGAAGTCAGGGCGGTTGTGTTTCTTCCGCATTTCATCGATGGCATCGACAATGGCCAGCGGGAACCGCATCCGTTTTTCCAAACTGCCGCCCCAGTAATCGGTGCGTAGGTTGGTGCTGGCGGAGAAGAATTGCTGGATCTGTCAGCCGTTGGCTCCGTGGATTTCCACCCCGTCAAAGCCTGCCTGCAAGACCAATTCCGCCGCTCTGGCATAGCTTGCCACCATTTCCCAGACTTCCTGCTCGGTCATGGTGCGGAAGTTGCCGTAGTAGTCGCCTGTGGCTGCCAGCAATTCTGCCCCTTGGGTCATGCTCGGGTCGGCGCGCAAACCGCTGTGGGCAATCTGCACCACCGCTTTCGCCCCTTGGGCGTGGGCGAGTTCGGCGTATTCACGCAGGGTCGGCAGGTGGCGTTCGTCAAAAGCGTTAGGGCTTTCAAAGCCGATACCGCTGGGGTGAACATTGGTAAAGGGCATAATGTAGAGCCCGAAACCTTCAAAGCGGTTGCGCCAAAAGCGGCGGCCGGCGTCGGTCATTTCACCGTCTGAGCCTGAGTCATAAATGGTGAGTGGGGCGACGGTGAGACGGTTTTTAATTTCTACGCCATTGTTAAGGGTGTAGGGTTCAAATAGGGGGGCATATTTTGGGTTCATGATTTACTCCAGTGTTTGTTTGATGGAGCCTATTTTAGGGGGGATTATTGCTAGAAAAAGCAAGAGAAAAACAAAAGACTTTTGCTAATTTAGGAAAAATTAATCATAAAGCCATATAATTTTTTGCAAAAAATCGTACAGATCCGACCGCTTGTAGGCCAATTTGGCGTACAATGCTTTTATTTAGGGAGCAAACCATGACCGCACTTGAAAAACTGATTGATATTTTAACCCTTTCTCCACTATCTCAAAATCGCTTTGAGGGAAAACACATTGACCTGGGCCTGCCCAATGTTTTTGGCGGGCAGATCATTGGCCAATCCTTGGCGGCAGCCATGCAATGCGTGCCTGCTGAGCGGGTGGTGCATTCCTGCCATATCTATTTTTTGCAGGCTGGCAAACTGGATGCGCCTTTGGAATACGAGGTGGAGGTTCTGCGGGAGGGTAAGAGTTTTACCACAGTGGAGGTTAAGGCCGAGCAATTCCAGCAAACCGTTAGCAAAATGTTGCTCTCCTTCCATGTGGATGAAGGCGGGCTAGAACATCAAGCATCCATGCCTGATGTGGCCGAGCCTGAGGACTTCGCCTCTGAAAATGAGCTTATTCAAGCCCTAGCCAAGTTCCTGCCGCCAGTGCTCCAGGAAAAATTCTTGGCCGAACGCCCTTTTGACATTCGGGTCAAACACGTCAATAACCCACTTCAGGGCCAAAAATTACCGCCTGAACAATTTGTTTGGTTTAAGGCCCAGGGCCAGGCACCTGCCAATTTACGCCTGCAACAATGTTTGCTGGCCTATTTCACGGATTTCCACAGCCTTATCACCGCCCTCCACCCACACGAAAAGGGCTTTATGCAGCAGGGGGTAAAAATTGCCACCCTCGATCACGCTATTTGGTTCCACCGTGAATTTAGTTTGAATGATTGGCTGCTGTCTGCCCTTGAGAGCAATAACGCCCGCAATGCTAAGGGCCTGACCCGTGGGCAGATTTTCGACAAAAATGGCCGCTTAATTGCGACCATTCAACAGGAAGGGGTAATTAGGGTTTAAGATAGCGCCAGCGTCCTCGCTGGTGCTGATAAGTCCTTGATAAATAAAGCACAAGCGAGGACGCTTGCGCCATCAATGAGGCCTTAAAAGGCCTCTATTCTAAATTCCCACAAAAACGATAACCCTCACCATGAATCGTGATGATGATTTCAGGCGTATTTGGGTGATCTTCAAAATGCTTGCGGATACGTCGGATGGTTACATCCACGGTTCTGTCGTGGGGTTTTAGTTCACGGCCGGTCATTTTAAAGAGCAGCTCTTCCCGGGTTTGGATCTTGCTTGGATTGTCGCAGAAGTGCTGCAAGAGGCGGAATTCGCTGCGGGGCAGTTTAATGCCCTCCCCTTCTGGGTTAATCAACATACGGCTATTGACATCTAGGGTCCAGCCGTTAAAGCGGTAGCAATCCACGCTGGCTTCCTCGCTCACAGCCTTTTCTTTTTCTAGCATAGTGCGCTGCAGGAGGTTGCGGGCGCGGATGGTCAATTCCCGTGGGTTAAAGGGCTTGGTAATGTAGTCATCAGCCCCAATTTCCAGGCCCAAGATCTTATCCACCTCATTATCCCGCCCTGTTAAGAAAATCAGGGCAATATCCCGCTCTTCCCGCAATTCCCGGGCCAGCATCAGGCCGTTTTTGCCTGGCAGGTTGATATCCATGATGATTAAATGGACGGTTTGTTTTTGGAGAACATCGTGCATTTCAGCGCCATTGACGGCTTCAAACACGTCATAGCCTTCGGCCTCAAAAATGCTCTTTAAGGTACTGCGGGTCACCGCTTCATCTTCAACAATAAGAATTTGTGGGTTCTGCATTGTGTGTCGCCTTTATACGAAAATTGAATTTGTTACAAAATTGTAAGTATTTTACTGACTATTTGCCCCTTCCTGCCACTTTAATTTGTGTTTTTATTACGTTTAATCAAATTTCTTCACATCTTTTGGCTTGATTGATGATTTTTTATCTACAAAATGTACACGAATTAAACCAAAAAGCCAACAGTAAAGCCATCATTTTTACATCTTGCTTATAAATAGCCATGCCGCTAGAATATGAGAATAATTCTTAAATCTATTAGAGGTATCTATGTCACTTATCCGTAGCCTGCTGGCCAGCCTGGCCCTCTTGCCCGCTCTCGCCCTTGCCCAAGAACGCATTATTTCCATCGGCGGCGACGTATCGGAAATTATCTATGCCCTCAAGGCTGAAAAAGACCTAGTCGGGCGGGACTCCACTACCCTCTTGCCAAAGGCCAAGCACCTACCTGATGTGGGTTATATGCGCCAGCTCAATGTAGAAGGGATTTTGTCCCTTAAACCCACTAAGGTGATTAGCTCGGTGGTGGCCCAGCCTTCGGTGGTGCTTGAACAGGTCAAAGCCACAGGGGTTATGGTTGAGATGATCCCAACAGGCCATACACCTGAAGCAGCCGTGGCCAAAATCACACAAGTCGGCCAGGCTCTTAACCAGCCTCAAGCCGCCCAAGCCCTGGCTGATGATTTCCAAAAACGCCTTGCCCAAGTGCCTAACTCCCTGCTTAAGACCAAGGTGCTCTTTATGATGAGCCGAGCAGCCAATAACGTGATGGTGGCTGGTCAAAACACGGTGGCTGATGAAATTATCCGCCAGGTGGGGGCAACCAATGCCGTGCAAGGCATGGTGCGTTACAGCCCCATTTCCCAGGAGGGTATAATCCAGGCCAATCCTGATCTGATTATCGTAACCAGCGAAAGCCTCAAAACCCTGGGTTCTATCGACAAACTCTGGGAGGTTGCTGGCCTTTCCCACACCAAGGCAGGCAAGAACAAGGCCTATGTGGTGGTGGACGATGTGGCCTTTATGACCTTCGGCCTGGGCATTCCTGAAGAAATGCTCAAGATCCGCCAGGCGGCTGAGCGTGCTGCCCCCTAACAAGCGGTAGATTTTCGTGGAAATCTTGCAAAAACGCCGCTGGGGGCTGATTGCCCTCAGCCTTGTCTTGGTGATCTGCGCTCTGGTTATGTCTAACATTGGGGCGCTGTCCCTGACCTGGACGGAACTAGCCAGCCTACCCTTTGACAACCCTGCCTGGCAGATCTGGCTGAATATCCGCCTGCCCCGCATTGTGCTGGCCATCACCGTTGGCATGGCCTTGGCCGTGTCGGGCACCCTCTTCCAAGGCCTCTTTCACAACCCCATGGCTGACCCTTCGCTGATTGGCGTAAACAGCGGGGCGGCCCTGGCCGTGGCCGTTGGCATTCTCCTGCCCAACCTCATTCCTAGCCAATTTGCCCTCTATAGTTCCATGTTAGCCGCCTTTATCGGCAGCACCCTGGTAGCCAGCTTTATCTACCTCCTCAGCCACCAATCCCAGGCCTCTATGAACAAGCTCCTCCTGGCCGGTATTGCCATTAACGTGATTTGCGGGGCAGCCATTGGGATTTTGAGCTATGTGAGCAGTGACCAACAGCTCCGCCAGTTCAGCCTCTGGACCATGGGCGGGCTGGGCCAGGTGCAATGGCAGGCCGTAATTGTGGCCAGCCTCATCATTGTGCCAGCCATCTTGTATAGCTTCCGCCTGGCTCAAGCCCTGAACCTATTGCAACTGGGCGATGAAGAGGCTCATTATTTGGGGGTGAGGGTTTTACGATTGAAACAAACCACCCTCTTGCTGGGAGCCTTGCTGGTGGGCGTGTCAGTGTCGGTCAGCGGGGCCATTGGCTTTATTGGCTTAGTCATTCCGCACTTGGTTCGCTTTAAGTTTGGGGCCGATCATCGGGGCGTTTTGCCAGCCTCTGCCCTCTGTGGGGCCATTTTGCTGCTCTGTGCCGACACCCTGGCCCGCACCCTCTTTGCCCCGCTGGAAGTGCCGGTTGGGATCTTAATCAGTCTGATTGGCGCTCCTTACTTCCTCTGGCTGGTCATTCGCTTTAAGGAGGCCCGATGATTTGCAAAAATTCCGCCCCAACCGACCGCTTGCTAGCAGCTCAAAACCTCTCGTTTAGCCTGGGCCACCAGCCCCTCTTGCAAGACATCAACCTTGAACTGGCAGAGGGCAAACTGACCGTGCTGATCGGCCCCAACGGAGTCGGCAAGTCCACCCTCATGCGGCTGCTTTCGGGCTATCTGGCTCCACAAGCGGGCCAGGTTTTATGGAAAGAAAGCCCGCTTGCCAGCCTGTCCAACAAGGAATTGGCTCTGAAGCGGGCCGTTATGCAGCAGCAGAGCCGGCTTAATTTCCCCTATTCGGTGGAAGAAGTGATCTTGATGGGGGCCTATCATCGCCCAGCCAAAGAAGTGGAAACACATTTAGAGGCCGTGATTGAAGCCGCCCAATGCCAGCCCCTGCGACATAAGACCTACCGCCAACTCTCAGGTGGGGAACAACAGCGGGTGCAACTGGCCCGTGCCTTGCTGCAACTGTGGAATGAGGATATGCAGAGCAAGCTACTCTTTTTGGATGAACCCACCTCCGCCTTCGATCTCTACCACCAACAGCACTGCCTACGCCTGATTAGCCAGCTCTGCCAGCAAAAGGGCTTGACGGCCTGTTGTGTCTTGCACGATCTGAACTTGGCCTCGCTCTATGCCGATCAGGTTATTCTGCTGGCTGAGGGCAAGATTCAAGCCCAGGGGCAGCCTCAAGAGGTCTTTAC
This window harbors:
- a CDS encoding iron ABC transporter, with the protein product MQKRRWGLIALSLVLVICALVMSNIGALSLTWTELASLPFDNPAWQIWLNIRLPRIVLAITVGMALAVSGTLFQGLFHNPMADPSLIGVNSGAALAVAVGILLPNLIPSQFALYSSMLAAFIGSTLVASFIYLLSHQSQASMNKLLLAGIAINVICGAAIGILSYVSSDQQLRQFSLWTMGGLGQVQWQAVIVASLIIVPAILYSFRLAQALNLLQLGDEEAHYLGVRVLRLKQTTLLLGALLVGVSVSVSGAIGFIGLVIPHLVRFKFGADHRGVLPASALCGAILLLCADTLARTLFAPLEVPVGILISLIGAPYFLWLVIRFKEAR
- a CDS encoding heme ABC transporter ATP-binding protein — translated: MICKNSAPTDRLLAAQNLSFSLGHQPLLQDINLELAEGKLTVLIGPNGVGKSTLMRLLSGYLAPQAGQVLWKESPLASLSNKELALKRAVMQQQSRLNFPYSVEEVILMGAYHRPAKEVETHLEAVIEAAQCQPLRHKTYRQLSGGEQQRVQLARALLQLWNEDMQSKLLFLDEPTSAFDLYHQQHCLRLISQLCQQKGLTACCVLHDLNLASLYADQVILLAEGKIQAQGQPQEVFTQACICRWYQADIEVIAHQQTQCPQVQFLK
- a CDS encoding hemin ABC transporter substrate-binding protein; its protein translation is MSLIRSLLASLALLPALALAQERIISIGGDVSEIIYALKAEKDLVGRDSTTLLPKAKHLPDVGYMRQLNVEGILSLKPTKVISSVVAQPSVVLEQVKATGVMVEMIPTGHTPEAAVAKITQVGQALNQPQAAQALADDFQKRLAQVPNSLLKTKVLFMMSRAANNVMVAGQNTVADEIIRQVGATNAVQGMVRYSPISQEGIIQANPDLIIVTSESLKTLGSIDKLWEVAGLSHTKAGKNKAYVVVDDVAFMTFGLGIPEEMLKIRQAAERAAP